A single genomic interval of Amycolatopsis albispora harbors:
- a CDS encoding NUDIX domain-containing protein, producing the protein MMTSTTTPALGPLVGAYGLVGHEERLLLVRDRDASAFRLPGGRVQPGESVEDALRRSVREQTDVDLAYLDFCATVELRDHTSPNGPALYELALLFDVTLAGPEAARSSEHELRWLTQADLHQVELRPAVIAERLRSDALTVEHPWWPHYS; encoded by the coding sequence ATGATGACCTCCACCACCACTCCAGCTCTCGGTCCGCTTGTCGGGGCATACGGCCTCGTCGGGCACGAGGAGCGTCTCCTGCTCGTCCGAGACCGGGACGCCAGCGCCTTCCGGCTACCCGGCGGTCGAGTACAACCAGGTGAATCCGTTGAGGACGCCCTGCGGCGCTCCGTGCGGGAACAGACCGACGTCGACCTCGCCTACCTCGACTTCTGTGCCACCGTGGAACTGCGCGATCACACCTCACCGAACGGGCCTGCCCTCTACGAACTGGCCCTGCTGTTCGACGTGACTCTCGCTGGCCCCGAAGCCGCCCGGTCCAGCGAACACGAACTGCGGTGGCTCACCCAAGCGGACCTCCACCAAGTCGAGCTGCGCCCCGCGGTCATCGCGGAACGACTGCGAAGCGACGCGCTGACTGTCGAACACCCGTGGTGGCCGCACTACTCCTGA
- a CDS encoding 6-pyruvoyl trahydropterin synthase family protein, whose translation MSHKITIEHSFASGHRLPHLGGKCVSLHGHSWSVAVTVSAAELSPEVTVVEFGALKVGVRRWIDEHLDHATMLGVRDRLIAPLVAEGNRVFRFGAEQPADHAEEFGYGLPWPTVEAVAVLLGRVAESTLIGLARADGARVERVLVRETQLNTAVYEPRLCDEHHHVGLFEASPRLSSCPSIVRAP comes from the coding sequence ATGTCGCACAAGATCACCATCGAGCACTCGTTCGCGTCCGGGCATCGCTTACCGCACCTGGGCGGCAAATGTGTAAGCCTGCACGGCCACTCCTGGTCGGTCGCGGTGACAGTGAGCGCCGCGGAGCTAAGCCCCGAGGTGACCGTCGTGGAGTTCGGCGCGCTGAAGGTCGGGGTACGGCGCTGGATCGACGAGCACCTCGACCACGCCACGATGCTCGGCGTCCGCGATCGGCTGATCGCGCCGCTGGTCGCCGAAGGCAACCGGGTGTTCCGCTTCGGGGCCGAGCAACCGGCCGACCATGCCGAAGAATTCGGATACGGGCTGCCGTGGCCCACGGTGGAGGCAGTGGCGGTACTGCTGGGCCGAGTCGCCGAGAGCACGCTGATCGGACTTGCACGCGCCGACGGTGCGCGGGTCGAGCGGGTCCTGGTCCGCGAGACCCAGTTGAACACTGCCGTCTACGAACCCCGGTTGTGCGATGAGCACCACCACGTTGGCCTCTTTGAGGCGTCACCTCGGTTATCGTCCTGTCCGTCGATCGTGAGAGCACCATGA
- a CDS encoding helix-turn-helix domain-containing protein — protein MAARPLTPLAAAREAAGYTQESLAVTLKVERTTIGRWERGVQSPQPWQRRGLATALQISLDVLDDLLRRSLRQPAADITTVLISPSSSLVTLPAERTVHEDAPAPDADVIHAAIPRLRRALDRLDLPDDGPTRSPDDLHGEIIRASDDRLQSRYGNLARRLPDLIAELARAGQLGDAAGQRHAAALLTLALRAADGVAFKFGYLDLSARLIDLMRSAAQIAEDPLLLAAVAYVRTETFFATGDLDTAARALELAADHVPDLGTTSSLAAFGALHMRAAVVAGRAGKADLAADHLREARRAAGSVPEGIYVGTAFGPASLRIHELAVAVELRDPLGIERAASWRPPDELPAERRSHYFIDLARAQLTLGRHEDAHLCLQAARQAAPEHTRTHPQVRQSLSSLLRTHSAPSAGLLDLAAWARAR, from the coding sequence ATGGCAGCACGGCCTCTCACCCCGCTCGCAGCTGCCCGCGAGGCCGCTGGTTATACCCAGGAGTCCCTCGCCGTCACCCTGAAGGTCGAACGGACCACCATCGGACGTTGGGAACGTGGGGTCCAGTCACCTCAGCCTTGGCAGCGGCGCGGCCTCGCCACCGCCCTGCAGATCTCGCTCGACGTACTCGACGACCTGCTACGACGTAGCCTTCGGCAACCTGCTGCCGACATCACCACGGTCCTGATCTCACCTTCGTCGAGCCTGGTGACGCTCCCTGCCGAGCGGACCGTTCACGAGGACGCACCGGCACCCGATGCCGACGTCATCCACGCCGCCATCCCGCGCCTGCGCCGCGCGCTTGACCGACTGGACCTGCCCGACGACGGACCAACCAGGTCTCCGGACGACCTGCACGGCGAGATCATCCGCGCCAGCGACGACCGGCTGCAGTCCCGCTACGGCAACCTCGCCCGCCGCCTGCCCGACCTCATCGCCGAACTCGCCCGTGCCGGTCAACTGGGCGACGCTGCAGGCCAGCGCCACGCCGCCGCCCTGCTGACCTTGGCGTTGCGGGCTGCTGACGGCGTGGCGTTCAAGTTCGGCTACCTGGATCTGTCAGCCCGGCTGATCGACCTGATGCGCTCGGCCGCCCAGATCGCCGAGGACCCGCTGCTGCTGGCCGCCGTTGCATACGTGCGAACCGAAACCTTCTTCGCCACCGGCGACCTGGATACCGCCGCCCGCGCTCTCGAACTCGCCGCTGACCACGTGCCCGATCTCGGCACGACCTCCTCCTTGGCCGCGTTCGGTGCCCTGCACATGCGCGCGGCAGTCGTGGCTGGTCGGGCGGGCAAGGCCGACCTCGCCGCCGACCACCTGCGTGAGGCTCGCCGCGCCGCGGGCAGTGTGCCCGAGGGCATCTACGTGGGCACCGCGTTCGGCCCGGCCTCGCTGCGCATCCACGAACTCGCGGTCGCGGTCGAACTTCGAGATCCATTGGGTATCGAACGCGCGGCGTCCTGGCGCCCGCCCGACGAACTTCCCGCCGAGCGTCGTTCCCACTACTTCATCGATCTGGCCCGCGCCCAGCTCACCCTCGGTCGCCACGAAGACGCTCACCTGTGCCTTCAGGCGGCCCGCCAGGCCGCGCCCGAGCACACCCGCACCCACCCGCAGGTCCGCCAGTCCCTCTCGTCCCTCCTGCGCACCCACAGCGCGCCCAGCGCCGGCTTGCTCGACCTCGCCGCTTGGGCCCGTGCTCGCTGA
- a CDS encoding HAD family hydrolase, with product MVTAVVFDVGETLLDDSREWGAWADWIGVSRHTFSTVLGAVTAAGRDNAETFQYFKPGFDLARERRLREEAGQGEHIEDSDLYSDVRPGLVALRERGLWVGVAGNQTARAAELLRALELPVDRIATSGEWGVAKPSPEFFARVAEMVPDEPGETVYVGDHRDNDVVAAKAAGFRTALIRRGPWGYLWADDPLVRRDADWVIDSLHDLPDLLSPR from the coding sequence ATGGTGACCGCGGTTGTGTTCGACGTGGGCGAGACGTTGCTGGACGACTCGCGGGAGTGGGGTGCGTGGGCCGACTGGATCGGCGTCTCGCGCCATACCTTCTCGACAGTGCTGGGCGCGGTCACCGCCGCTGGCCGGGACAATGCCGAGACGTTCCAGTACTTCAAGCCGGGCTTCGACCTTGCACGGGAACGACGGCTGCGCGAGGAGGCCGGCCAGGGTGAGCACATCGAGGACAGCGACCTTTACAGCGATGTGCGGCCCGGCCTGGTCGCGCTGCGAGAACGCGGCTTGTGGGTCGGGGTGGCCGGGAACCAGACCGCTCGCGCAGCCGAGCTGTTGCGTGCACTGGAGCTGCCGGTGGACCGGATCGCGACCTCGGGCGAATGGGGTGTCGCCAAGCCGTCGCCCGAGTTCTTCGCCCGCGTGGCGGAGATGGTGCCCGACGAACCGGGCGAGACGGTATACGTGGGTGACCACCGGGACAACGACGTAGTTGCCGCGAAGGCAGCTGGGTTCCGCACGGCACTGATCCGGCGGGGCCCGTGGGGCTATCTGTGGGCTGACGACCCGTTGGTCCGTCGCGACGCGGATTGGGTGATCGACTCCCTTCACGACCTGCCGGATCTGCTATCCCCGCGCTGA
- a CDS encoding restriction endonuclease has product MDQITVDTAAVVVLAEGSSTSEISNRRGHLFEMFIAKLLATQGYGDPHPENLNFTSEGIELDVQARHTVTNEQLICECKAYSSNVRVPLLTSFLGKFALARADDDRIHGLFIALPRLTPEAKEKADAAQAKLPGFRYLGSYEICQLLQAANVLPSWDEGPEIRSDPTVIVTEHGVVLAACELDSQTRRASRWVTWTRTQDVPAPVVRLIERHLSKGLPVVRAGHEAGAVPIRVPSLPKIVEVQGSTSDFEYQLPAAPEFFIGRKILAQSLLEKLRDRDTAGSIVINAKSGWGKSSLVLHLQKGIEKAGGVGIVIDSRTAERSEFVPAAMERIIRKAVERKVLELPPQAAFSSLQSIVETLKRATWTSPARPIFLAFDQFENVFRDSDLTREFRDLAFLIREINAPLTISFSWKTDVVAWTEGYPFGLRNDIRDASLVSILEPFGPREVEALLRRLEKSLGSKLNRDLRQRLREYNSQGLPWLFKKFGAHILAEVDRGVTQDDLAKQALNARGLFESDLARLSPSEQAVLRTVAQAAPVAISDLDYDVATGAVLDSLLHQRLVVQVGHTIDVYWDTFRDYLNNGSVAIEDSYVVRYAPLGAGRLLRVVVAEGGSVSVPDAAARLDTTATVVFNYSRELRQFGVLSAESNRVTLEPDLLDSPDREEAIRARVSQALRRHKMYKLAADMLTREDIVSIPQFAAVLAAEFRAVAAKSDSWVTYARSFCQWMEYAGLVRLLANGMTRMTESDSEPLGRLLSGAVPVRVRSPFPGANPGPALQLLLHLSDPAGHTRPSKNGFATAVRDLTALGLVDTDEGERIVLSGNSVFSHGAVEPGRLREIVERQRGMREAFAALESNPGLSPLSLGIAHRDALGAEWAESTMLSAGKFIRAWARACGISTQLRTTDRQD; this is encoded by the coding sequence GTGGATCAGATCACCGTTGACACGGCCGCCGTCGTTGTTCTCGCGGAGGGCTCATCGACGAGCGAGATATCTAACAGGCGCGGTCACCTCTTCGAGATGTTTATCGCAAAGCTTCTTGCGACGCAGGGATACGGCGATCCCCACCCTGAAAATCTAAACTTCACCAGCGAAGGTATCGAGCTGGACGTCCAGGCCCGTCACACCGTTACCAACGAGCAGCTGATTTGTGAGTGCAAAGCCTACAGCTCCAATGTGCGGGTCCCCTTGTTGACATCCTTTCTAGGGAAGTTCGCTCTAGCCCGAGCCGATGATGACCGGATTCACGGACTCTTCATTGCGCTCCCTCGTTTGACTCCCGAAGCGAAGGAGAAAGCCGACGCAGCTCAAGCAAAGTTGCCCGGCTTTCGATACCTCGGCTCTTATGAGATTTGCCAACTACTGCAGGCGGCAAATGTTCTGCCAAGTTGGGACGAAGGGCCAGAGATTCGATCAGACCCGACCGTCATCGTTACCGAGCATGGCGTCGTCCTGGCCGCCTGTGAACTTGACTCTCAAACTCGCCGAGCGTCCAGGTGGGTGACATGGACGCGGACGCAAGATGTTCCGGCTCCTGTTGTTCGCCTAATCGAGCGACATCTATCAAAGGGCCTTCCGGTTGTTCGCGCAGGCCATGAAGCGGGAGCGGTGCCGATTCGCGTCCCATCCTTGCCCAAAATTGTCGAGGTCCAGGGCAGCACGTCTGATTTCGAGTACCAACTTCCAGCGGCACCCGAATTCTTCATCGGCCGGAAAATCCTCGCGCAGTCGCTACTTGAAAAGCTCAGGGATCGCGACACGGCTGGTTCAATAGTAATTAATGCCAAATCCGGCTGGGGTAAGAGTTCGCTAGTTCTGCATCTGCAGAAGGGGATCGAGAAGGCAGGCGGCGTCGGCATCGTTATCGACTCAAGAACGGCGGAGCGATCCGAATTCGTTCCCGCCGCAATGGAACGCATTATTCGGAAGGCGGTCGAGAGAAAGGTTCTTGAGTTGCCGCCCCAGGCTGCGTTCAGCAGTCTGCAGAGCATCGTGGAGACTCTCAAGCGTGCCACCTGGACATCTCCCGCCCGGCCAATCTTTCTCGCTTTTGATCAATTTGAGAATGTTTTTCGAGACTCGGATCTTACCCGAGAGTTCCGCGATCTCGCATTTCTGATCCGCGAAATAAATGCGCCGTTGACGATCAGCTTTTCCTGGAAGACTGACGTGGTTGCATGGACCGAGGGGTACCCATTTGGGCTGCGAAATGATATACGTGACGCATCCCTAGTTTCCATCCTTGAACCGTTCGGGCCACGCGAGGTCGAGGCCCTTCTGCGACGACTTGAGAAGTCGCTCGGCAGTAAGCTCAATCGCGATCTGCGACAAAGGCTTCGCGAGTACAATTCACAGGGCCTCCCGTGGCTCTTCAAGAAGTTCGGCGCCCATATACTCGCCGAGGTTGATCGCGGCGTCACGCAAGACGATCTCGCTAAGCAGGCACTGAACGCCCGCGGCCTGTTCGAAAGTGACCTTGCCCGGTTGAGCCCAAGTGAGCAAGCCGTTCTCCGAACCGTTGCTCAGGCGGCACCAGTCGCGATATCCGATCTTGACTACGATGTGGCCACTGGCGCCGTTCTGGATAGCCTGCTTCATCAACGTTTGGTAGTGCAGGTCGGTCATACTATCGACGTCTACTGGGATACCTTCCGTGACTATCTTAATAACGGCAGCGTGGCGATCGAGGACTCATACGTCGTCCGCTACGCCCCTCTCGGGGCCGGCCGCCTGTTGCGCGTGGTTGTTGCCGAAGGTGGTAGCGTTTCAGTCCCAGATGCAGCTGCGAGGTTGGATACGACAGCAACAGTTGTCTTTAACTACTCTCGTGAGCTTCGGCAATTCGGCGTGCTGAGTGCAGAGTCGAACCGCGTCACGCTTGAGCCGGACCTGCTCGATTCCCCCGATAGGGAAGAAGCTATTAGGGCGCGCGTTTCTCAGGCACTGCGTAGACATAAGATGTACAAGCTTGCTGCCGATATGCTCACCCGCGAGGACATCGTCTCAATTCCACAGTTTGCAGCTGTTCTTGCTGCCGAATTCAGGGCCGTGGCGGCGAAAAGTGATAGTTGGGTTACATATGCTCGCTCTTTCTGTCAATGGATGGAATATGCCGGTCTAGTGCGGCTTCTAGCAAACGGCATGACAAGGATGACGGAAAGCGATAGCGAACCCCTTGGTCGACTCTTGAGCGGAGCAGTACCTGTCCGGGTGCGGAGCCCTTTCCCTGGCGCAAACCCTGGGCCCGCCCTGCAGCTCCTGCTGCATCTCTCTGATCCAGCCGGGCACACCCGCCCTTCCAAGAACGGATTTGCGACCGCAGTCCGCGACCTAACCGCACTCGGCTTGGTGGATACCGATGAGGGCGAGCGTATCGTTCTGTCGGGCAACAGCGTGTTTTCGCACGGCGCGGTGGAGCCGGGACGACTCCGCGAGATCGTAGAACGGCAGCGGGGCATGCGCGAGGCGTTTGCTGCGCTGGAGTCAAATCCCGGCCTTTCTCCACTATCGCTTGGCATTGCACACAGGGACGCACTCGGCGCCGAATGGGCAGAATCGACGATGCTTTCGGCTGGAAAGTTTATTCGTGCATGGGCCAGAGCGTGCGGAATCTCTACACAGCTACGCACGACTGACCGACAAGACTGA
- a CDS encoding DUF2267 domain-containing protein — MVAWRVGVFWVSRDAVQLPQEISEHLRRTVTMGGAGSGVRFDRGEFVMRVVQRDRADEPAAVYRARVVFEVFREATTGGVVDKVCEALPADVRELVDAGSIGPLN; from the coding sequence ATGGTGGCGTGGCGGGTTGGCGTGTTCTGGGTGTCGCGGGATGCGGTGCAGCTGCCACAGGAGATTAGCGAGCACCTGCGGCGCACGGTCACGATGGGCGGCGCGGGCAGCGGCGTGCGGTTCGACCGTGGCGAGTTCGTCATGCGAGTCGTCCAGCGGGACCGCGCCGACGAGCCGGCGGCGGTGTACCGGGCACGGGTGGTGTTCGAGGTGTTCCGCGAAGCCACGACCGGCGGCGTGGTCGACAAGGTGTGCGAGGCATTGCCGGCCGATGTGCGGGAGTTGGTCGATGCGGGCAGCATCGGGCCGCTGAACTGA
- a CDS encoding nuclear transport factor 2 family protein — MISTTGDEVIDLEEQGWQALSSTPETARRFYEHILDHTAVMLLPGGLVLDNRTAILDSLSGPPWSAYQLRDPQVLHPTNDTAIVTYEATAHRDDAPTYTALTSSVYVRRTDGWKLTFHQQTPR, encoded by the coding sequence ATGATCTCGACCACCGGCGACGAGGTGATCGACCTCGAAGAACAGGGCTGGCAGGCCCTGTCGTCCACCCCAGAGACGGCGCGACGGTTCTACGAGCACATCCTCGACCACACCGCGGTCATGCTCCTACCCGGTGGCCTCGTGCTAGACAACCGGACGGCGATCCTGGACTCGCTGTCCGGCCCACCCTGGTCCGCCTACCAGCTGCGCGACCCACAAGTGCTCCACCCCACCAACGACACCGCGATCGTGACCTACGAAGCGACCGCCCACCGAGACGACGCACCCACCTACACCGCCCTGACGAGCAGCGTCTACGTGCGCCGCACCGACGGCTGGAAGCTGACCTTCCACCAGCAGACACCCCGATAG
- the trxA gene encoding thioredoxin translates to MGTDTTRTAVTGAITPCPRCGRRNRTPVAAAGHPRCGACKTDLPWLVDADDTNFEPAVQHGTLPVLVDIWAPWCGPCRTMAPVIDQLARDQAGRLKVVKVNADHAPRTAQRLQVRGIPTLILMSNGTERGRMVGAQPAHALQNWLTQQGAIAGTGGPK, encoded by the coding sequence ATGGGCACTGACACGACACGGACTGCTGTAACCGGGGCGATCACACCGTGCCCTCGGTGCGGGCGCCGCAACCGGACTCCGGTTGCGGCAGCCGGCCATCCCCGCTGCGGGGCGTGCAAGACCGACCTGCCCTGGCTGGTCGACGCCGACGACACCAACTTCGAACCCGCCGTCCAGCACGGCACACTGCCCGTCCTCGTGGACATCTGGGCGCCCTGGTGCGGCCCCTGCCGCACGATGGCCCCGGTCATCGATCAACTCGCCCGCGACCAGGCCGGACGGCTCAAAGTCGTCAAGGTCAACGCCGACCACGCGCCCCGCACCGCCCAGCGACTCCAGGTCCGCGGTATCCCCACCCTCATCCTGATGAGCAACGGCACCGAACGCGGCCGGATGGTCGGCGCTCAACCCGCGCACGCCCTCCAGAACTGGCTCACTCAACAGGGGGCCATCGCCGGGACAGGAGGACCAAAATGA
- a CDS encoding glutaredoxin family protein has product MTIPMVAPINRAARTVGTVAPAAVVVYGNRWCGITQMVRRLLDRAGVPYQYVDLDLNPQARQRLRWLAGGDIRNPVVYIGGQWLEQPTIQELQWALTRHGLL; this is encoded by the coding sequence ATGACGATCCCGATGGTCGCCCCGATCAACCGCGCCGCCCGCACCGTCGGCACGGTCGCGCCCGCCGCGGTCGTCGTGTACGGAAACCGCTGGTGTGGCATCACCCAGATGGTGCGCCGCCTGCTGGACCGCGCCGGCGTGCCCTACCAGTACGTCGACCTGGACCTCAACCCCCAAGCCAGGCAACGACTGCGCTGGCTGGCCGGCGGAGACATCCGCAACCCCGTCGTCTACATCGGCGGCCAGTGGCTGGAACAACCCACCATCCAGGAGCTGCAATGGGCACTGACACGACACGGACTGCTGTAA
- a CDS encoding redoxin domain-containing protein, which translates to MIPARGWDRLHELEQRFADLGDRLDADSPVTEALSVLHAITQEIVQHVPVTGETQAVGHQAPDGITTQGVTLEDVANLHRSAPPMQGARESTGLAVGTRAPDFTLPDAKNRPVSLADFRGHPVLLVFYPLDWSHGCSRQLELYQQELPEFASRGVTVLGISADSLYSHGAWAAVRGITFPLLADFHPKGEVARRYQVWRESDGFSERALYLVDADGVIRYAHVSPQVDHIPDIYELFDALDQVAQQPASREPHDLTNL; encoded by the coding sequence ATGATTCCCGCTCGTGGCTGGGATCGGCTGCACGAACTGGAGCAGCGGTTCGCCGACCTCGGTGACCGTCTGGACGCGGACTCCCCGGTGACCGAGGCACTGTCGGTGCTGCACGCGATCACCCAGGAAATCGTGCAGCACGTCCCCGTGACGGGGGAGACACAGGCCGTGGGGCACCAGGCGCCCGACGGCATCACCACGCAGGGCGTGACGCTGGAAGACGTCGCGAACTTGCACCGCAGCGCGCCCCCGATGCAGGGCGCCCGCGAGTCCACTGGCCTGGCGGTAGGCACCCGAGCACCCGATTTCACGTTGCCAGACGCGAAGAACCGGCCGGTGAGCCTCGCCGATTTCCGCGGGCACCCGGTCCTGCTCGTGTTCTACCCGCTGGACTGGAGCCATGGGTGCAGTCGACAGTTGGAGCTCTACCAGCAGGAGCTGCCGGAGTTCGCCAGCCGGGGTGTGACCGTGCTTGGCATCTCCGCGGACTCCCTCTACAGCCACGGCGCCTGGGCGGCCGTGCGCGGCATCACCTTCCCGCTGCTCGCGGACTTCCACCCCAAGGGTGAGGTCGCCCGCCGCTACCAGGTCTGGCGCGAGTCCGACGGGTTCAGCGAACGCGCGCTCTACCTCGTCGACGCCGACGGGGTCATCCGCTACGCGCACGTCTCGCCACAGGTGGACCACATCCCGGACATCTACGAACTGTTCGACGCGCTCGACCAGGTCGCCCAGCAACCCGCGTCGCGCGAACCCCACGACCTGACGAACCTGTGA
- a CDS encoding DUF2905 domain-containing protein produces the protein MGTNIGPYVVAAGLVLAVVGVLAWTGGLSWFDRLPGDIRLIGENVRVYMPLTSMLLVSVVLSLAMTLLRR, from the coding sequence ATGGGCACGAATATCGGGCCGTACGTGGTGGCGGCGGGACTGGTGCTCGCCGTTGTCGGCGTGCTCGCGTGGACCGGTGGGCTGTCGTGGTTCGATCGTCTCCCGGGCGACATCCGCCTCATCGGCGAGAACGTCCGCGTCTACATGCCACTCACGTCCATGCTGTTGGTGTCCGTCGTGCTGTCTCTGGCCATGACGCTGCTTCGCCGATGA
- a CDS encoding Hsp20/alpha crystallin family protein, protein MLMRTDPFQALDRLSQQWFGSGFGGGLSRSAVMPMDAYRSGDEFVVHFDLPGVSPESIDVDVQNNVLTVKAQRTTVIDENGEKVETIISERPTGTFSRQLFLGDTLDTGNIQASYDAGVLTLRIPVAEEAKPRKIAITSGTGERQAINA, encoded by the coding sequence ATGCTGATGCGTACTGATCCGTTCCAGGCGCTGGACCGGTTGAGCCAGCAGTGGTTCGGCAGTGGTTTCGGCGGCGGCCTGTCGCGGTCGGCGGTCATGCCGATGGATGCCTACCGCTCCGGCGATGAGTTCGTGGTGCACTTCGACCTGCCCGGCGTGAGCCCAGAGTCCATCGATGTCGATGTGCAGAACAATGTGCTGACGGTCAAGGCGCAGCGCACCACGGTCATCGACGAGAACGGCGAGAAGGTCGAGACGATCATCAGTGAGCGGCCGACCGGCACGTTCAGCCGGCAGCTGTTCCTGGGTGACACCCTCGACACCGGCAACATCCAGGCCAGCTACGACGCCGGGGTCCTGACCCTGCGCATCCCGGTCGCCGAGGAGGCCAAGCCGCGCAAGATCGCCATCACCAGCGGCACCGGGGAACGCCAGGCGATCAACGCCTGA